A single genomic interval of Lathyrus oleraceus cultivar Zhongwan6 chromosome 7, CAAS_Psat_ZW6_1.0, whole genome shotgun sequence harbors:
- the LOC127100581 gene encoding mitogen-activated protein kinase 3 codes for MAGVNQNGVAEFPAVQTHGGQFVQYNVFGNLFEVTAKYRPPIMPIGRGAYGIVCSLLNTETNELVAVKKIANAFDNHMDAKRTLREIKLLRHLDHENVIGLRDVIPPPLRREFNDVYITTELMDTDLHQIIRSNQNLSDEHCQYFLYQILRGLRYIHSANIIHRDLKPSNLLLNANCDLKIIDFGLARPTMENDFMTEYVVTRWYRAPELLLNSSDYTSAIDVWSVGCIFMELMNKKPLFPGKDHVHQMRLLTELLGTPTDADVGLVKNEDARRYIRQLPQYPRQPLNRVFPHVHPLAIDLIDKMLTIDPTRRITVEEALAHPYLEKLHDVADEPICMEPFSFEFEQQHLDEEQIKEMIYREALALNPEYA; via the exons ATGGCCGGAGTTAATCAAAACGGCGTCGCCGAGTTCCCGGCGGTTCAGACTCACGGTGGACAGTTCGTTCAATACAACGTTTTCGGTAATCTCTTTGAAGTTACTGCTAAGTATCGTCCTCCGATCATGCCGATTGGTCGCGGCGCTTACGGAATCGTTTG TTCGCTCTTGAACACGGAGACGAATGAGTTGGTTGCTGTTAAGAAAATAGCGAATGCTTTCGATAATCACATGGATGCGAAGCGTACGCTGCGTGAGATTAAGCTTCTTAGGCATTTAGATCATGAAAAT GTCATTGGTTTAAGAGATGTTATTCCTCCACCCTTGCGTAGAGAGTTTAATGATGTCTACATAACCACCGAACTCATGGATACTGATCTTCATCAAATCATTCGCTCCAATCAAAATCTGTCAGATGAACACTGTCAG TACTTTTTGTATCAGATTCTTCGTGGACTGAGGTATATACATTCTGCAAACATTATCCATAGAGATTTGAAGCCAAGCAATCTGTTGCTGAATGCAAATTGCGACTTGAAGATTATTGATTTTGGTCTTGCGCGGCCAACTATGGAAAATGACTTCATGACAGAATATGTAGTCACAAGATGGTATAGAGCTCCTGAATTGTTGTTGAACTCCTCAGATTACACCTCTGCCATAGATGTTTGGTCTGTTGGTTGTATCTTCATGGAGCTTATGAATAAAAAACCTCTATTTCCTGGCAAAGACCATGTGCATCAGATGCGCTTATTGACAGAG CTTCTTGGCACTCCAACTGACGCTGATGTCGGGTTAGTGAAAAATGAAGATGCAAGAAGATATATCCGACAACTTCCTCAATATCCTCGCCAACCTTTAAATAGGGTTTTCCCCCATGTTCATCCCTTGGCCATCGATCTCATCGATAAAATGTTGACAATTGATCCCACTAGAAGAATCACAG TTGAAGAAGCACTAGCCCATCCATACCTTGAAAAACTACACGATGTAGCTGATGAACCCATCTGCATGGAACCATTCTCATTTGAGTTTGAACAACAGCATTTGGACGAAGAGCAAATAAAGGAGATGATCTACAGGGAGGCATTAGCACTCAATCCTGAGTACGCTTAA